The Priestia koreensis genome window below encodes:
- a CDS encoding type II secretion system F family protein, translating to MMDLLLRILGYVIAVVGIGLLFASFGFRWSVIRRRMAMTQKKKEELYDTTLRNHVLFSWYDRLLQAAVHEYRPYMFVRLMNYQTVVFLGITVILLVLTKSIFYGVFMAIVFSYIVPAGYLYIRLAKIKANTQQDLSKTVIKLLQYYMKNSHNMLYALKDLSKDLKGDSQQVFGMLFVRLESGQRPKEAADIFSMQVGTWGRNLAITILRAVEEGTNVERVLQDYSRDLTEFSKRLGQAETNGREVAQLGKLPIILVPVLIIVNAQFAMQKNAYAYLLTPIGTKVFVLSIILALIGLALAKMLERPKPMK from the coding sequence TTCTCTTACGAATACTAGGGTACGTTATTGCAGTAGTCGGAATAGGTTTACTGTTTGCCTCTTTTGGCTTTAGATGGAGCGTTATAAGAAGAAGGATGGCAATGACACAAAAAAAGAAAGAAGAACTGTATGATACGACGTTACGAAATCATGTTCTTTTCTCTTGGTATGATCGACTATTACAGGCAGCGGTTCACGAGTATAGACCTTATATGTTTGTGCGATTAATGAACTATCAAACCGTGGTGTTCTTAGGAATTACGGTCATTCTACTTGTTCTAACGAAATCGATCTTTTATGGGGTCTTTATGGCCATTGTATTTTCATATATCGTGCCTGCTGGCTATCTATATATCAGACTAGCCAAAATCAAAGCCAACACCCAACAAGATTTAAGTAAAACCGTCATTAAACTCCTTCAATACTACATGAAGAATTCCCATAACATGCTTTATGCGCTGAAAGATCTCTCTAAGGATTTAAAAGGGGATTCCCAACAAGTGTTTGGGATGCTGTTTGTTCGTTTAGAAAGTGGACAGCGTCCAAAAGAAGCAGCCGATATCTTTTCGATGCAAGTCGGAACATGGGGAAGGAATTTAGCGATTACCATCTTGCGTGCTGTCGAAGAAGGGACGAATGTAGAGCGCGTTCTTCAAGATTACTCACGAGATTTAACAGAGTTCTCAAAACGACTTGGACAAGCAGAAACAAATGGTCGTGAAGTGGCTCAGCTAGGAAAGTTACCGATCATTCTTGTTCCAGTACTCATTATCGTAAATGCACAGTTCGCCATGCAGAAAAACGCTTATGCCTATCTCTTAACACCAATCGGTACAAAGGTATTTGTTTTAAGTATCATCTTAGCCCTCATTGGGCTGGCGCTAGCTAAAATGCTAGAACGACCAAAACCCATGAAATAA